From Erwinia pyri, a single genomic window includes:
- a CDS encoding DNA translocase FtsK 4TM domain-containing protein — protein sequence MSQEYTEDKEVSLQPLSSGRRLLEALLIIVALFAVYLMVALVSFNPSDPSWSQTAWHEPIHNVGGGVGAWLADTLFFIFGVMAYAIPPVILGLCWITFRQRHSQEYIDYFAVALRLIGVLALVITSCGLAALNADDIWYFASGGVIGSLLSNAMAPWFSGAGGTLTLLCVWAAGLTLYTGWSWLTIAEKIGGVVMGVLTFASNRSRADERWHEEEDERSGERAEARPLHDDDVLFTAPGTEHSAAEEDNDPLLSQPATASAGESAAAASGVPSSAVPAAVNTATPGAPASAAASHSSIVSGTPAPAAAPSSDAAAFSAPASVNAEPVLPTAAAPAVAQSQQTAPGVEKPELYRFEMPAETPAPSVQIDDEDEGPQMGNWRDASSASPFDFSSQPSQSMETPAGMQGVADAAKVAAASAPFMPGFSATSEAGNPQVKQGIGPALPRPNPVKLPTRRELASYGIKLPSQRMAEEKAREQEQQHASASPANEQHDAAQEMDELHLREAFMAQQQTRYSEEFAQEDEEALQQAALARQFAMQQNQRYGEEAEQETTAAFKLDTAGAFDFSPLDDLVDDGPSEPLFTLHAEAPAEPPQWQQPQQASQQTQPSAAPSWHASPAQQPVAAQPQPEVHQPDTAPSWQATQPQPEAQQPTAAPAWQAAQRQPEAQQPTAAPSWQAAQPQPEVHQPAAAPAWQTPPSAPVPAVEPEPVKPAQDSLFHPFLVRHEQPLERPTTPLPTLDLLTAPPVEAEPVDMFALEQTARLVEARLGDYRVKAEVVGISPGPVITRFELDLAPGVKAARISNLSRDLARSLSAVAVRVVEVIPGKPYVGLELPNKHRQTVYMREVLECPQFRDNPSPLAVVLGKDIAGQPVVADLAKMPHLLVAGTTGSGKSVGVNAMIISMLYKATPEEVRFIMIDPKMLELSVYEGIPHLLTEVVTDMKDAANALRWSVGEMERRYKLMSALGVRNLAGYNEKVEQAEAMGRPIPDPFWKPGESMDATPPVLEKLPYIVVLVDEFADLMMAVGKKVEELIARLAQKARAAGIHLVLATQRPSVDVITGLIKANIPTRIAFTVSSKIDSRTILDQAGAESLLGMGDMLYMPPNSSMPVRVHGAFVRDQEVHAVVQDWKARGRPQYIESITAGEESEGGAGLDGDEELDPLFDQAVGFVVEKRRASISGVQRQFRIGYNRAARIIEQMEAQGIVSSPGHNGNREVLSPPPHEM from the coding sequence TTGAGCCAGGAATACACAGAAGATAAAGAAGTATCCCTACAACCGCTGAGCAGTGGACGTCGTCTGCTGGAAGCGTTACTGATTATTGTTGCTCTTTTCGCCGTCTATCTGATGGTGGCGCTGGTGAGCTTCAATCCTTCCGATCCCAGCTGGTCCCAGACCGCCTGGCATGAACCTATCCACAATGTGGGCGGCGGCGTTGGCGCCTGGCTTGCGGATACCCTGTTCTTCATTTTCGGCGTAATGGCTTATGCCATCCCTCCTGTTATTCTCGGCCTCTGTTGGATCACCTTCCGGCAGCGCCATTCTCAGGAATATATCGACTACTTTGCCGTCGCGCTGCGGCTGATTGGCGTGCTGGCGCTGGTGATCACCTCCTGCGGTCTGGCCGCGCTCAATGCTGATGACATCTGGTATTTTGCTTCAGGCGGCGTGATTGGCAGCCTGTTAAGTAATGCGATGGCCCCCTGGTTTAGTGGCGCAGGAGGTACCTTAACCCTGCTCTGCGTCTGGGCTGCCGGGCTGACGCTCTATACCGGCTGGTCATGGCTGACCATTGCTGAGAAGATCGGCGGTGTGGTGATGGGTGTGCTCACTTTCGCCAGTAACCGCTCGCGTGCCGATGAGCGCTGGCATGAAGAGGAAGATGAACGGAGTGGCGAGAGGGCAGAAGCTCGGCCCCTCCACGACGATGATGTGCTGTTCACTGCGCCGGGTACAGAGCATAGCGCGGCAGAGGAGGATAACGATCCTCTGCTTAGCCAGCCAGCTACCGCCTCCGCAGGCGAATCTGCCGCAGCGGCTTCAGGTGTTCCCTCTTCAGCGGTTCCGGCTGCAGTGAATACGGCAACGCCAGGAGCACCAGCTTCTGCAGCCGCGTCACACTCTTCGATTGTTTCAGGTACACCGGCTCCGGCTGCCGCGCCTTCATCAGATGCCGCGGCCTTTTCAGCGCCTGCATCCGTTAACGCAGAGCCTGTATTGCCGACCGCCGCCGCTCCTGCTGTTGCTCAATCCCAGCAAACGGCGCCGGGAGTAGAAAAGCCTGAGCTTTATCGTTTTGAGATGCCAGCCGAAACGCCGGCGCCCTCAGTACAAATCGACGATGAAGATGAGGGGCCGCAGATGGGGAACTGGCGTGATGCCTCTTCTGCATCGCCGTTTGATTTCTCTTCGCAGCCTTCACAGTCAATGGAGACGCCAGCGGGAATGCAGGGTGTAGCTGATGCCGCGAAAGTGGCTGCGGCTTCTGCACCTTTCATGCCTGGTTTCAGCGCCACCAGCGAGGCAGGCAATCCGCAGGTTAAGCAGGGTATTGGCCCGGCGCTGCCACGCCCTAATCCGGTGAAATTACCCACCCGCCGTGAGCTGGCTTCTTATGGTATTAAGCTGCCTTCTCAGCGTATGGCTGAAGAAAAAGCCCGGGAGCAGGAACAGCAGCACGCGTCCGCTTCTCCGGCAAATGAGCAGCATGATGCCGCGCAGGAAATGGACGAACTGCATCTGCGTGAAGCGTTTATGGCTCAGCAGCAGACCCGCTATAGCGAGGAGTTTGCGCAAGAGGATGAAGAGGCGTTGCAGCAGGCTGCCCTGGCACGCCAGTTCGCGATGCAGCAAAATCAGCGTTATGGCGAGGAAGCAGAGCAGGAAACCACCGCTGCCTTCAAACTGGATACCGCCGGTGCCTTCGATTTCTCTCCTCTTGACGATCTGGTTGATGACGGTCCAAGCGAACCGCTATTTACGCTGCATGCAGAGGCGCCAGCCGAGCCGCCACAGTGGCAGCAGCCTCAGCAGGCTTCCCAACAGACGCAGCCATCCGCAGCGCCTTCGTGGCATGCTTCTCCGGCCCAGCAGCCTGTAGCGGCTCAGCCACAGCCTGAAGTGCATCAGCCTGATACTGCGCCATCCTGGCAGGCCACTCAGCCGCAACCCGAAGCGCAACAGCCAACTGCTGCGCCAGCCTGGCAGGCCGCTCAGCGGCAACCCGAAGCGCAACAGCCGACTGCTGCGCCATCCTGGCAGGCTGCTCAGCCTCAACCTGAAGTGCATCAGCCTGCTGCTGCGCCTGCATGGCAGACGCCGCCATCCGCGCCGGTGCCAGCGGTTGAACCTGAGCCGGTGAAGCCTGCGCAGGACAGCCTTTTCCATCCGTTCCTGGTACGTCATGAGCAACCGCTGGAAAGACCGACCACGCCGCTGCCAACGCTGGATCTGCTGACTGCTCCCCCAGTAGAAGCTGAACCGGTGGATATGTTTGCGCTTGAGCAAACGGCACGTCTTGTTGAAGCGCGTCTTGGCGATTATCGCGTTAAAGCGGAAGTGGTTGGCATATCGCCAGGTCCGGTTATCACCCGCTTTGAGCTTGACCTGGCACCGGGCGTGAAGGCCGCACGTATTTCGAATCTCTCCCGTGACCTCGCACGTTCACTCTCCGCAGTAGCCGTGCGCGTTGTTGAAGTGATCCCGGGCAAACCTTACGTTGGCCTGGAGTTACCGAACAAGCATCGTCAGACGGTTTACATGCGTGAAGTGCTGGAGTGTCCTCAGTTCCGCGACAATCCGTCACCGCTGGCCGTGGTGTTAGGTAAAGATATCGCGGGTCAGCCTGTGGTGGCCGATCTGGCGAAGATGCCGCATCTGCTGGTTGCCGGTACGACCGGTTCCGGTAAGTCGGTCGGCGTTAACGCCATGATCATCAGCATGCTCTATAAAGCCACGCCGGAAGAGGTGCGCTTTATCATGATTGACCCGAAAATGCTGGAGCTGTCGGTCTATGAAGGCATTCCTCACCTGTTAACCGAGGTGGTAACCGACATGAAGGATGCGGCGAACGCGCTGCGCTGGAGTGTGGGTGAGATGGAACGCCGCTATAAGCTGATGTCCGCGCTGGGCGTGCGTAACCTTGCCGGTTATAACGAGAAGGTTGAGCAGGCAGAAGCGATGGGCCGACCGATCCCGGATCCCTTCTGGAAGCCGGGTGAAAGCATGGACGCCACGCCGCCGGTGCTGGAAAAACTGCCTTACATTGTGGTGCTGGTGGATGAGTTTGCCGACCTGATGATGGCGGTGGGTAAAAAAGTTGAAGAGCTGATTGCCCGTCTGGCACAGAAAGCGCGTGCGGCAGGGATCCACCTGGTTCTGGCTACGCAGCGTCCCTCTGTGGATGTGATCACCGGTCTGATTAAAGCCAACATCCCGACGCGTATCGCTTTTACCGTTTCCAGTAAAATCGACTCCCGTACCATTCTTGATCAGGCTGGCGCAGAGTCGCTGCTGGGCATGGGGGATATGTTGTATATGCCGCCAAACTCCTCAATGCCGGTGCGCGTTCACGGCGCATTCGTTCGCGATCAGGAAGTACATGCGGTAGTGCAGGACTGGAAAGCCCGTGGACGACCACAGTACATCGAAAGCATCACCGCTGGCGAAGAGAGCGAAGGCGGTGCGGGGCTGGATGGCGATGAAGAGCTGGATCCGCTGTTCGATCAGGCCGTTGGCTTCGTGGTGGAAAAACGCCGTGCCTCTATTTCCGGGGTGCAGCGTCAGTTCCGTATCGGTTACAACCGTGCGGCACGCATCATCGAGCAGATGGAGGCGCAGGGCATTGTCTCCTCGCCAGGCCATAACGGCAACCGTGAGGTACTTTCACCGCCGCCGCATGAGATGTAG